One genomic segment of Ostrinia nubilalis chromosome 20, ilOstNubi1.1, whole genome shotgun sequence includes these proteins:
- the LOC135081465 gene encoding uncharacterized protein LOC135081465: MEKLRFKFEVQGSADGKTNVICITSIETPDGRVYEIPDELKPASKHNVILTTELFTKIKNTLKKRHQTRSLWIPLNTELRKTYLDEGENVQFGNQYLDETTGEANASYKNSSMSENKNLGKTAERFVIEKFSNKSSSADQWINDFESECERFQIRHDEEKIGILKHLLEKQCLDWYASMLIKMSMNSDWAKWKNAFCETYGNKGWSQIKYAFIFKYQSGSLLEYATKKERLLLEANKNIDTKTLITLIVIGLPDYVMDKIDKETIKTTENLYNEIGKHESLIKKKYNNNYRKNTYEKNNYEYKGKMENEKKPCKICEKLNKGSRFHPEEKCWFKQTEEYNQKRNSGRTINNTVLDVELSNEEKKNE, from the coding sequence ATGGAGAAACTACGATTTAAATTTGAAGTTCAAGGGTCGGCAGATGGAAAAACCAATGTGATCTGCATAACCTCTATCGAGACACCAGACGGCCGTGTTTACGAGATTCCAGACGAGTTAAAACCAGCAAGTAAGCACAATGTCATATTAACTACGGAATTATTTACGAAAATTAAGAATACGCTTAAAAAGAGACATCAGACACGATCCTTATGGATCCCTCTTAATACGGAACTGAGAAAAACATATCTAGATGAGGGTGAAAATGTGCAATTTGGGAACCAATATTTGGATGAGACCACAGGAGAGGCAAATGCTTCATATAAAAATTCTAGTATGTCAGAAAATAAAAACCTAGGAAAAACCGCAGAACGGTTTGTAATCGAAAAATTTTCAAACAAATCATCCAGCGCTGACCAATGGATAAATGATTTCGAGAGTGAATGTGAAAGATTCCAAATTCGACACGATGAAGAGAAAATTGGGATTCTTAAACACCTCCTAGAAAAACAATGTTTGGATTGGTATGCCAGTATGCTAATAAAGATGAGTATGAATTCTGACTGGGCAAAATGGAAGAATGCCTTTTGTGAAACTTATGGTAATAAAGGTTGGTCTCAAATTAAAtacgcatttatttttaaatatcagaGTGGATCTTTATTAGAATATGCTACAAAAAAGGAAAGGCTATTATTAGAGGCCAATAAGAACATTGACACGAAAACCCTGATAACTCTTATTGTCATAGGATTACCAGATTATGTAATGGACAAAATTGATAAAGAAACTATCAAAACAACGGAAAACCTTTATAATGAAATAGGGAAACAtgaatcattgattaaaaagaaatacaacAACAACTACAGGAAGAATACATACGAAAAGAATAATTATGAATATAAAGGAAAGATGGAGAATGAAAAAAAACCATGCAAGATatgtgaaaaattaaataaaggttCTCGATTTCATCCGGAAGAAAAATGCTGGTTCAAACAAACAGAAGAATATAATCAAAAGAGAAATAGTGGTAGAACCATAAACAATACAGTATTAGATGTGGAACTAAgtaatgaagaaaaaaaaaacgagtAG